Within the Candidatus Margulisiibacteriota bacterium genome, the region ATAGGGAGCGACTCGTCCCTATTATAATCATCCCAATAGGGATACTTTATTGCCTGAACTCAATGTTTATCAGCGCTAAAACTCATAATTAGAACTGCTGCTATAATCAACATGCAGTTTGTTTACCTGAAAAGATAAAAAAGTAATACAATATATTGAACCCAGATAGTTCTTTTGCATTTTCGATAAGAATAAAAACCAAGCACCTGGGAACCGCAAATATAATTTTGTAGAGAATAATCATTTAAAAATTTAAAATAAACTGTATTACCTTTTTAATTTGTGGATCTTTAATGGAATAGTATATTTCTACACCTTGTCTTTTCGCCTCAATAATTTTGCAGTTTCTTAATTTCAGCAAATGTTGAGACACAGCTGATTGTCCAATTTTGAGAGATCTCTGTATTGCAGATACATTCACACCTTCGCTCTTAGAGGCTATATCCTCAAGTATTTTTATTCTATCAGGATGACCGAGGGATTTTATCATCTCAGCTACCTTAATGTGCCGCTTCCTTATTGCCATTTATTTCCGCCTTTCGTATTTCATATCGTAATTATACCCATCTCATAAACCACTTAAACATTAACAATTAATATTTATATATTAAATAACCAACATAATCTAAAAAACAAAACACATTAAGCTAACAATATATATATAAATTACAATAACCAGTCAAATAACAAATAAAAATATGTGCTGCCAGCTAAAGGTTGAGAAAACCGATAAACTTCACTTAAATACATCAGGAGAATAAATAAGATATTAGGTCGAAAGACAAAGGATAGCGGGACACAAATCAGACGCTTTTTCAGTTTTGCTAATACCTATATAATGGAGAGATGGTCCGGCTAATAAATATTTCGATATTACTTATCTTCTCTTTAATAGTTTCGCCAGCAATACATGCTTTTACGCCGAACTACTCCATTAAACTATCGAATCCTTACAGCGACTTCGAAAGCAACGGAGATCTTCTTTATAGCCTCAATCATTTTTCACATCAAGTTCACCCAACAACCGCCTTAGAACTCTCGTCGTCCATAGGGATAACAATGTTTTTGAGCTACATCTCCCATGAAATGGGGCACATTAATGTTGGGCAACGATATGGAAAAGTCTCAACAATCTTTCCCTATTTTAGAAAAGAAATCCATTATATACCTACTGTAGAACAATACATTCAAGAAACGGCTGCAGGACCCAACCAGCAAGAATTAAGTGCACATATTTTCTGGAAAAAGTCCCTATCTAATACCGATTTTCATACCTCATTCGGGTTTCTCCTAAACAAACTTACTGATGGAATATATTTCTTTCTTACAAAGGATATTGAGTACTGGGACCGCGGATTTGATGCTCCCTATGATTATTACAATGTTTTTGGGGACTTTAATTTTTATATTTCTTTACTCAACCGAAGCGGGATTAAGATAACCAAAGAGTCGTTGTTGTCAGATATCCTGATTGCAGACCTCCTTACGGTTTCCGTTTGGGACCACTTCGGTTATTGGCACCAGGCTTTGCTTGGCAATCCGAAGGCTTCATATACGCCAACAACCCTGAGCTTCGATAGATATAAAATTTCTATGCCTTATATTTCCTCATTTCTTGCTGATAACGGTTTATTTATTTTGGGCTCGGTTCTTATACTAAGAAGTGACGACAATAAGCCATTTCTTGAACTTACCCTGGGATTTCCTTCTCCCTGGTTTAGCAAAAACAAAGTTCATACCAATCACTTCGGGATAATATATACCTTTAAACTAACCGATTTTTTGTTACTAGAGCCATTTGTTGCTTACGATTATGATACGGACAAACAGGTTTTTAATGGCAGGAGTGCGGGATTAAGGATATACCAAACATTCAATGAAGATGTCGGATTAACCTATCAACTGGAAACAAATCAAAATGACATCATAGAAAACCAGATAAAACACAAAGCAAATGGGTTTCAATTAAGTTTGAAGCTCGATTTATAAAACAAATTTCAAACCAAAAGCATAAATAAAGATGATGCCAGGACTGGCAAGACTAGATTATCCAATCCGGAAACTAATATAAACTCGATAAATGTAAGGATAAAGGTTAACAAAAAAATCTCCACCATATTAAACTTCCCAATAATAAAAAAATAATACCCCGAGATAATAAAGGTCATAATAAAAAATGACAAAGTACCTTTAACGGTCTTCTCCTTGCTCCAAAAAGAAATTTTTTTTCCACCAAATCTTCCACCGATCATCCCGGCTAAGGTATCAGAAAGAGTGAGTATCCAGAT harbors:
- a CDS encoding transcriptional regulator, with the protein product MAIRKRHIKVAEMIKSLGHPDRIKILEDIASKSEGVNVSAIQRSLKIGQSAVSQHLLKLRNCKIIEAKRQGVEIYYSIKDPQIKKVIQFILNF